A genome region from Penaeus chinensis breed Huanghai No. 1 chromosome 22, ASM1920278v2, whole genome shotgun sequence includes the following:
- the LOC125037220 gene encoding trithorax group protein osa-like isoform X5 yields MEVLDGRPAPSSPDHSDPQAHLNMGGVSPAEGPTPPAPPPPPPQQQPQPDGYWNMHLEVLSKLKGEGKDWYEGDSLDGLGQAGALKQEPDPYAPYSHLHQHHPMTPESMHGPSLNGPHNGPHNGPHNGPLTGPHNGSHMGYPPLQQQTQQHQHYQGYQSHPGMGDMSPMSPNYQGHPRPPPHPQQHMNQQHMGPQHMGQYPDQQHMGHPHPGQYPGQPMGGHMGQGLPGQGHPGHEGPPGREGDPYSFVDEYSGPPPRPVEEILGQTQPKRRGRKPKHIKLMENGGDPLAIAAAQAAHEAKKRKWKQLGPDGKPVLSVVKQRKKVDRFDGIPEDEVTKKTLPDHLGPNLDIVIISKFPFQIGINPGLFAAYKGHHYAGPGNHFLTCTNQGKCLYLSGLIPEPLTSEDDFRLLEHGIGFTNIVARTTRGSADLTRKEIKEGGQILLSKLQQFQPRIAVFNGKGIYEIFSGKKEFTFGRQPEKIEGTRTHVWVMPSSSARCAQLPRALDKVPFYTALRKFRDFIKGTLDELNEEEITFVNVKAKSYKMEHSEKQEHGCEGQPGEVCPTSDPLSSPIDGDSMLTIKEEPDVSTKLEGDVDEDEISKNMPKTLFNLNGMTREQLDCMDCPTIPIRKKRGRPKKTPDDPNAPPRPRPRPMNMDPLLFNGEEPIKKKRGRPKKVLEDGTIPPPKRPGRKPKALKEMLAAQQPPLPHLQQHPQHPQPHQPHQPHQPHQPHQPHQPHQPHQQHQPQPHPQHQQHPQHQQLSQQQQLSQQQQLSQQQSLSQQQPPQPVGMTHMNGMMSPTGFSPNPGAQTFSPQYGGHTPVHGGGSLTPNHNTGNQTPGHTAAMLPRGPTPQQQFGQSPGYSPGPVSSQLQQQQQSQQQHRATPYSQADTPSELKVEEEHHLGLSSPPGSPLMAQPDFEPPSSMPEGDMSIGASDTQSSTALTPGHQEDGKTSVPLNSRDQPQLTPTMPGQFSNPTTPVDGSSYQNYPSYPSNASHSPSMVKPAVHPGQSPTLVNKGDIASKSLSGLESLVDQIPSLNEHETSSQHSAHSNSAPCSNPTTPGPPAGSAPFSPGHVPPTSSYQSYPGVSSSGASAYSTSHYGSPQSSHPYSPHYSSNSTNLSTNFSVSSLANSSISTTMSYSSAYDLGSPQASTSSFSVSSLTSSAPAPSPSMYSQSYSPAPPTAPGPPPSHSSYPDIMSPSMLAPTPPMGSSFMGSPSLMSSPTPMSSSMGSSSMGPMGALHSSMGMAGSQLPYPYSQYSEAAPGYPPPGHSTFPYPPTAPGFHVPSPRFPYPSPYANSPYTQGYSQNAVLERIKQTSMGMGFGGF; encoded by the exons ATGGAGGTGTTGGACGGCCGCCCAGCTCCCTCTAGCCCGGACCACAGCGACCCTCAAGCGCACCTCAATAT GGGCGGTGTGAGTCCCGCAGAGGGtcccactccccctgcccccccgccgccgccgccacagcAGCAGCCTCAACCCGACGGCTACTGGAATATGCACCTCGAGGTGCTCAG CAAGTTGAAGGGTGAGGGTAAGGACTGGTATGAGGGAGACAGCCTGGATGGTCTAGGACAGGCCGGTGCCCTAAAGCAAGAACCGGACCCGTATGCTCCTTACtctcacctccaccaacaccaccccatGACCCCAGAATCCATGCATGGACCCTCACTCAATGGACCACACAACGGACCACATAATGGACCACATAACGGACCACTCACTGGGCCTCACAACGGATCTCACATGGGGTACCCGCCTCTCCAGCAGCAGACCCAGCAGCATCAGCACTATCAGGGCTACCAGAGTCACCCTGGGATGGGGGACATGTCTCCCATGTCGCCCAACTACCAGGGGCACCCGAGACCTCCGCCTCACCCACAGCAGCACATGAACCAGCAGCACATGGGTCCGCAACATATGGGTCAGTACCCTGACCAGCAGCATATGGGTCACCCACACCCTGGCCAATACCCAGGCCAGCCCATGGGAGGTCACATGGGCCAGGGCTTGCCAGGTCAGGGCCACCCGGGTCACGAAGGACCCCCGGGTCGGGAAGGAGACCCATACAGCTTTGTGGACGAGTACAGCGGTCCACCTCCCAGACCGGTCGAGGAGATTCTTGGTCAGACGCAGCCCAAGAGAAGAGGGCGTAAACCAAAGCACATAAAGCTTATGGAAAATGG TGGGGATCCATTAGCAATAGCTGCTGCTCAAGCTGCCCACGAAGCCAAGAAGCGCAAGTGGAAGCAATTAGGACCCGACGGCAAACCAGTCCTGTCGGTGGTCAAACAGCGGAAAAAAGTTGACCGATTTGATGGTATCCCGGAGGACGAAGTGACCAAGAAGACGTTACCCGACCACCTAGGACCTAACCTGGATATAGTCATT ATTTCTAAATTCCCATTCCAGATTGGAATAAATCCAGGTTTATTTGCGGCTTACAAGGGACACCATTATGCTGGCCCAGGAAACCACTTTT TGACCTGCACCAACCAAG GGAAATGCTTATACCTGTCTGGCCTGATCCCCGAGCCACTTACTTCCGAGGATGACTTCCGATTACTGGAACATGGAATCGGCTTTACCAACATTGTTGCTCGTACAACAAGGGGCTCGGCAGATCTTACACGCAAGGAAATTAAAGaag GTGGACAGATATTATTGTCAAAATTGCAGCAGTTCCAGCCAAGAATTGCAGTCTTCAATGGTAAAGGCATTTATGAAATCTTTTCTGGGAAAAAGGAGTTCACCTTTGGCAGACAACCAGAAAAGATTGAGGGAACACGCACA catGTATGGGTGATGCCCTCGTCCTCGGCTCGATGTGCTCAGCTGCCCAGAGCCCTTGACAAGGTCCCGTTCTACACTGCTCTGAGGAAGTTCCGCGACTTCATCAAAGGAACCCTAGACGAGCTGAACGAGGAGGAGATTACCTTTGTGAACGTGAAAGCAAAGTCTTACAAAATGGAACATAGTGAGAAGCAGGAACATGGGTGTGAGGGGCAGCCCGGGGAGGTCTGTCCCACGTCTGACCCATTGAGCTCACCCATAGACGGAGACAGCATGTTGACCATCAAGGAGGAGCCTGACGTTTCCACCAAGCTTGAGGGTGACGTGGATGAGGACGAAATTAGTAAAAACATGCCCAAGACGCTCTTCAACCTGAATGGGATGACCAGAGAGCAGTTAGACTGTATGGACTGTCCCACAATACCCATCAGGAAAAAGCGTGGAAGGCCTAAGAAGACCCCAGATGATCCTAATGCTCCACCCCGTCCTCGGCCACGTCCGATGAACATGGATCCACTGCTGTTCAATGGTGAGGAGCCCatcaagaagaagagagggaggccgAAGAAGGTCCTGGAGGATGGGACGATACCCCCTCCCAAGCGACCAGGTCGAAAGCCGAAGGCGCTCAAGGAAATGCTTGCTGCTCAACAGCCGCCGCTTCCGCATTTACAGCAGCATCCCCAGCACCCACAGCCCCATCAGCCACATCAGCCCCATCAGCCGCATCAGCCCCATCAGCCGCATCAGCCCCATCAACCACATCAGCAACACCAGCCACAACCACATCCACAACACCAGCAACACCCACAACACCAACAACTAAGTCAGCAGCAACAACTAAGTCAACAGCAACAATTAAGTCAACAACAATCACTAAGTCAACAACAGCCTCCACAACCAGTGGGGATGACGCATATGAATGGCATGATGTCCCCAACGGGCTTTAGTCCCAACCCAGGTGCTCAGACTTTCTCTCCCCAGTATGGAGGCCACACCCCAGTGCATGGCGGAGGGAGCCTCACCCCCAACCACAATACTGGCAATCAGACCCCAGGTCACACTGCAGCCATGTTACCAAGAGGGCCTACACCCCAGCAGCAGTTTGGCCAGTCACCTGGTTACTCCCCTGGTCCAGTGAGCAGTCAGCtccagcagcagcaacagagTCAGCAGCAGCACAGAGCAACACCTTACAGCCAAGCTGACACACCATCAGAACTCAAGGTGGAAGAAGAACACCATTTAGGTCTGTCTTCTCCTCCTGGATCACCACTGATGGCCCAGCCGGATTTCGAGCCTCCTAGCAGTATGCCAGAAGGAGACATGTCTATTGGTGCTTCAGACACACAGAGCTCAACAGCCCTAACCCCAGGTCATCAGGAGGACGGGAAGACGTCTGTACCATTAAACTCTAGGGACCAGCCTCAGCTCACGCCAACTATGCCTGGCCAGTTCTCAAACCCTACAACCCCTGTTGATGGCAGTTCTTACCAGAACTACCCTTCTTATCCTTCCAATGCATCACATTCACCATCGATGGTCAAGCCTGCAGTACATCCTGGACAGTCTCCAACCTTGGTGAATAAGGGAGATATAGCGTCAAAGAGCTTGTCGGGCCTGGAGTCATTAGTGGACCAGATACCAAGCTTAAATGAGCATGAGACAAGCAGCCAACATTCTGCTCACTCTAACTCTGCCCCTTGTTCCAACCCAACCACTCCTGGCCCTCCTGCGGGGTCCGCCCCGTTCAGTCCTGGCCATGTTCCGCCCACCTCCTCTTATCAGAGCTACCCAGGGGTCAGCAGCTCAGGAGCTTCAGCATACTCCACCTCTCACTATGGCTCCCCACAGTCCTCACACCCATACTCCCCACACTACAGCTCCAACAGTACAAACCTCAGTACAAATTTCAGTGTGAGCTCACTGGCCAATAGCAGCATTAGTACGACTATGTCTTATAGCAGTGCTTATGATCTGGGGTCACCGCAAGCGTCGACCAGCTCATTTAGTGTGTCATCGTTGACGAGCAGTGCCCCTGCCCCCTCACCCTCCATGTACAGCCAGTcctattctcctgctcctccaacTGCTCCTGGGCCACCACCTTCTCACTCATCATACCCAGATATTATGAGCCCCTCCATGTTGGCTCCCACTCCTCCCATGGGCTCATCATTTATGGGATCCCCCAGTTTGATGAGTTCACCCACACCAATGAGCTCAAGTATGGGTAGCTCCTCAATGGGACCCATGGGTGCTCTACACTCCTCTATGGGAATGGCAGGGTCACAGCTACCATACCCATATTCACAATATAGTGAAGCTGCCCCTGGATACCCCCCTCCTGGGCACTCCACGTTCCCgtaccctcccacagctcctggGTTCCATGTTCCCTCCCCCCGCTTCCCCTACCCGTCCCCCTACGCTAACTCCCCCTATACTCAAGGCTACTCCCAGAATGCCGTGCTGGAGCGCATCAAGCAGACCAGTATGGGTATGGGCTTTGGGGGATTTTAA
- the LOC125037220 gene encoding trithorax group protein osa-like isoform X7 yields the protein MEVLDGRPAPSSPDHSDPQAHLNMGGVSPAEGPTPPAPPPPPPQQQPQPDGYWNMHLEVLSKLKGEGKDWYEGDSLDGLGQAGALKQEPDPYAPYSHLHQHHPMTPESMHGPSLNGPHNGPHNGPHNGPLTGPHNGSHMGYPPLQQQTQQHQHYQGYQSHPGMGDMSPMSPNYQGHPRPPPHPQQHMNQQHMGPQHMGQYPDQQHMGHPHPGQYPGQPMGGHMGQGLPGQGHPGHEGPPGREGDPYSFVDEYSGPPPRPVEEILGQTQPKRRGRKPKHIKLMENGGDPLAIAAAQAAHEAKKRKWKQLGPDGKPVLSVVKQRKKVDRFDGIPEDEVTKKTLPDHLGPNLDIVIIGINPGLFAAYKGHHYAGPGNHFWKCLYLSGLIPEPLTSEDDFRLLEHGIGFTNIVARTTRGSADLTRKEIKEGGQILLSKLQQFQPRIAVFNGKGIYEIFSGKKEFTFGRQPEKIEGTRTHVWVMPSSSARCAQLPRALDKVPFYTALRKFRDFIKGTLDELNEEEITFVNVKAKSYKMEHSEKQEHGCEGQPGEVCPTSDPLSSPIDGDSMLTIKEEPDVSTKLEGDVDEDEISKNMPKTLFNLNGMTREQLDCMDCPTIPIRKKRGRPKKTPDDPNAPPRPRPRPMNMDPLLFNGEEPIKKKRGRPKKVLEDGTIPPPKRPGRKPKALKEMLAAQQPPLPHLQQHPQHPQPHQPHQPHQPHQPHQPHQPHQPHQQHQPQPHPQHQQHPQHQQLSQQQQLSQQQQLSQQQSLSQQQPPQPVGMTHMNGMMSPTGFSPNPGAQTFSPQYGGHTPVHGGGSLTPNHNTGNQTPGHTAAMLPRGPTPQQQFGQSPGYSPGPVSSQLQQQQQSQQQHRATPYSQADTPSELKVEEEHHLGLSSPPGSPLMAQPDFEPPSSMPEGDMSIGASDTQSSTALTPGHQEDGKTSVPLNSRDQPQLTPTMPGQFSNPTTPVDGSSYQNYPSYPSNASHSPSMVKPAVHPGQSPTLVNKGDIASKSLSGLESLVDQIPSLNEHETSSQHSAHSNSAPCSNPTTPGPPAGSAPFSPGHVPPTSSYQSYPGVSSSGASAYSTSHYGSPQSSHPYSPHYSSNSTNLSTNFSVSSLANSSISTTMSYSSAYDLGSPQASTSSFSVSSLTSSAPAPSPSMYSQSYSPAPPTAPGPPPSHSSYPDIMSPSMLAPTPPMGSSFMGSPSLMSSPTPMSSSMGSSSMGPMGALHSSMGMAGSQLPYPYSQYSEAAPGYPPPGHSTFPYPPTAPGFHVPSPRFPYPSPYANSPYTQGYSQNAVLERIKQTSMGMGFGGF from the exons ATGGAGGTGTTGGACGGCCGCCCAGCTCCCTCTAGCCCGGACCACAGCGACCCTCAAGCGCACCTCAATAT GGGCGGTGTGAGTCCCGCAGAGGGtcccactccccctgcccccccgccgccgccgccacagcAGCAGCCTCAACCCGACGGCTACTGGAATATGCACCTCGAGGTGCTCAG CAAGTTGAAGGGTGAGGGTAAGGACTGGTATGAGGGAGACAGCCTGGATGGTCTAGGACAGGCCGGTGCCCTAAAGCAAGAACCGGACCCGTATGCTCCTTACtctcacctccaccaacaccaccccatGACCCCAGAATCCATGCATGGACCCTCACTCAATGGACCACACAACGGACCACATAATGGACCACATAACGGACCACTCACTGGGCCTCACAACGGATCTCACATGGGGTACCCGCCTCTCCAGCAGCAGACCCAGCAGCATCAGCACTATCAGGGCTACCAGAGTCACCCTGGGATGGGGGACATGTCTCCCATGTCGCCCAACTACCAGGGGCACCCGAGACCTCCGCCTCACCCACAGCAGCACATGAACCAGCAGCACATGGGTCCGCAACATATGGGTCAGTACCCTGACCAGCAGCATATGGGTCACCCACACCCTGGCCAATACCCAGGCCAGCCCATGGGAGGTCACATGGGCCAGGGCTTGCCAGGTCAGGGCCACCCGGGTCACGAAGGACCCCCGGGTCGGGAAGGAGACCCATACAGCTTTGTGGACGAGTACAGCGGTCCACCTCCCAGACCGGTCGAGGAGATTCTTGGTCAGACGCAGCCCAAGAGAAGAGGGCGTAAACCAAAGCACATAAAGCTTATGGAAAATGG TGGGGATCCATTAGCAATAGCTGCTGCTCAAGCTGCCCACGAAGCCAAGAAGCGCAAGTGGAAGCAATTAGGACCCGACGGCAAACCAGTCCTGTCGGTGGTCAAACAGCGGAAAAAAGTTGACCGATTTGATGGTATCCCGGAGGACGAAGTGACCAAGAAGACGTTACCCGACCACCTAGGACCTAACCTGGATATAGTCATT ATTGGAATAAATCCAGGTTTATTTGCGGCTTACAAGGGACACCATTATGCTGGCCCAGGAAACCACTTTT GGAAATGCTTATACCTGTCTGGCCTGATCCCCGAGCCACTTACTTCCGAGGATGACTTCCGATTACTGGAACATGGAATCGGCTTTACCAACATTGTTGCTCGTACAACAAGGGGCTCGGCAGATCTTACACGCAAGGAAATTAAAGaag GTGGACAGATATTATTGTCAAAATTGCAGCAGTTCCAGCCAAGAATTGCAGTCTTCAATGGTAAAGGCATTTATGAAATCTTTTCTGGGAAAAAGGAGTTCACCTTTGGCAGACAACCAGAAAAGATTGAGGGAACACGCACA catGTATGGGTGATGCCCTCGTCCTCGGCTCGATGTGCTCAGCTGCCCAGAGCCCTTGACAAGGTCCCGTTCTACACTGCTCTGAGGAAGTTCCGCGACTTCATCAAAGGAACCCTAGACGAGCTGAACGAGGAGGAGATTACCTTTGTGAACGTGAAAGCAAAGTCTTACAAAATGGAACATAGTGAGAAGCAGGAACATGGGTGTGAGGGGCAGCCCGGGGAGGTCTGTCCCACGTCTGACCCATTGAGCTCACCCATAGACGGAGACAGCATGTTGACCATCAAGGAGGAGCCTGACGTTTCCACCAAGCTTGAGGGTGACGTGGATGAGGACGAAATTAGTAAAAACATGCCCAAGACGCTCTTCAACCTGAATGGGATGACCAGAGAGCAGTTAGACTGTATGGACTGTCCCACAATACCCATCAGGAAAAAGCGTGGAAGGCCTAAGAAGACCCCAGATGATCCTAATGCTCCACCCCGTCCTCGGCCACGTCCGATGAACATGGATCCACTGCTGTTCAATGGTGAGGAGCCCatcaagaagaagagagggaggccgAAGAAGGTCCTGGAGGATGGGACGATACCCCCTCCCAAGCGACCAGGTCGAAAGCCGAAGGCGCTCAAGGAAATGCTTGCTGCTCAACAGCCGCCGCTTCCGCATTTACAGCAGCATCCCCAGCACCCACAGCCCCATCAGCCACATCAGCCCCATCAGCCGCATCAGCCCCATCAGCCGCATCAGCCCCATCAACCACATCAGCAACACCAGCCACAACCACATCCACAACACCAGCAACACCCACAACACCAACAACTAAGTCAGCAGCAACAACTAAGTCAACAGCAACAATTAAGTCAACAACAATCACTAAGTCAACAACAGCCTCCACAACCAGTGGGGATGACGCATATGAATGGCATGATGTCCCCAACGGGCTTTAGTCCCAACCCAGGTGCTCAGACTTTCTCTCCCCAGTATGGAGGCCACACCCCAGTGCATGGCGGAGGGAGCCTCACCCCCAACCACAATACTGGCAATCAGACCCCAGGTCACACTGCAGCCATGTTACCAAGAGGGCCTACACCCCAGCAGCAGTTTGGCCAGTCACCTGGTTACTCCCCTGGTCCAGTGAGCAGTCAGCtccagcagcagcaacagagTCAGCAGCAGCACAGAGCAACACCTTACAGCCAAGCTGACACACCATCAGAACTCAAGGTGGAAGAAGAACACCATTTAGGTCTGTCTTCTCCTCCTGGATCACCACTGATGGCCCAGCCGGATTTCGAGCCTCCTAGCAGTATGCCAGAAGGAGACATGTCTATTGGTGCTTCAGACACACAGAGCTCAACAGCCCTAACCCCAGGTCATCAGGAGGACGGGAAGACGTCTGTACCATTAAACTCTAGGGACCAGCCTCAGCTCACGCCAACTATGCCTGGCCAGTTCTCAAACCCTACAACCCCTGTTGATGGCAGTTCTTACCAGAACTACCCTTCTTATCCTTCCAATGCATCACATTCACCATCGATGGTCAAGCCTGCAGTACATCCTGGACAGTCTCCAACCTTGGTGAATAAGGGAGATATAGCGTCAAAGAGCTTGTCGGGCCTGGAGTCATTAGTGGACCAGATACCAAGCTTAAATGAGCATGAGACAAGCAGCCAACATTCTGCTCACTCTAACTCTGCCCCTTGTTCCAACCCAACCACTCCTGGCCCTCCTGCGGGGTCCGCCCCGTTCAGTCCTGGCCATGTTCCGCCCACCTCCTCTTATCAGAGCTACCCAGGGGTCAGCAGCTCAGGAGCTTCAGCATACTCCACCTCTCACTATGGCTCCCCACAGTCCTCACACCCATACTCCCCACACTACAGCTCCAACAGTACAAACCTCAGTACAAATTTCAGTGTGAGCTCACTGGCCAATAGCAGCATTAGTACGACTATGTCTTATAGCAGTGCTTATGATCTGGGGTCACCGCAAGCGTCGACCAGCTCATTTAGTGTGTCATCGTTGACGAGCAGTGCCCCTGCCCCCTCACCCTCCATGTACAGCCAGTcctattctcctgctcctccaacTGCTCCTGGGCCACCACCTTCTCACTCATCATACCCAGATATTATGAGCCCCTCCATGTTGGCTCCCACTCCTCCCATGGGCTCATCATTTATGGGATCCCCCAGTTTGATGAGTTCACCCACACCAATGAGCTCAAGTATGGGTAGCTCCTCAATGGGACCCATGGGTGCTCTACACTCCTCTATGGGAATGGCAGGGTCACAGCTACCATACCCATATTCACAATATAGTGAAGCTGCCCCTGGATACCCCCCTCCTGGGCACTCCACGTTCCCgtaccctcccacagctcctggGTTCCATGTTCCCTCCCCCCGCTTCCCCTACCCGTCCCCCTACGCTAACTCCCCCTATACTCAAGGCTACTCCCAGAATGCCGTGCTGGAGCGCATCAAGCAGACCAGTATGGGTATGGGCTTTGGGGGATTTTAA